A stretch of [Clostridium] innocuum DNA encodes these proteins:
- a CDS encoding ABC transporter ATP-binding protein — protein sequence MIRAEVRNLCKSFGKHKVLKNVSFSIQDHEIVGFIGPNGAGKSTTMKCMASLIYPTSGQIIIEGHDLAKERELALQYVSAMIEAPGLFPTLSGYENLQYFARLKHVDQKRIEEIASFTRLHKSLDKRAGQYSMGMKQRLGLGIALLGHPKFLILDEPTNGLDPRGIMELRQELRQLADDEDVSILISSHQLGEIEKVADRIICINQGEIVETPSAIHNAYIYTFYMQEKDLAEAAAIHMEDAQLERVDQGIKAHFRNEKGMNAYLQELLRLHIDIMDIVKENVDIESVYREVYGDGS from the coding sequence ATGATAAGGGCTGAAGTGAGAAATCTGTGCAAATCCTTCGGAAAGCATAAGGTTTTGAAAAATGTGAGCTTTTCGATTCAGGATCATGAGATCGTAGGGTTTATCGGACCGAACGGGGCAGGAAAATCAACTACAATGAAATGCATGGCGTCATTGATATATCCAACCAGCGGACAGATCATTATCGAGGGACATGATCTCGCAAAGGAGCGGGAGCTCGCTTTACAGTATGTATCGGCGATGATTGAGGCACCGGGGCTGTTTCCGACGCTGAGCGGCTATGAGAATCTGCAGTATTTCGCAAGACTGAAGCATGTCGATCAGAAACGGATAGAAGAAATTGCGTCCTTCACCCGTCTGCATAAGAGTCTTGATAAGCGTGCAGGCCAGTATTCCATGGGGATGAAGCAGCGTCTGGGTCTTGGAATTGCACTGCTGGGGCATCCGAAATTTCTGATTTTGGATGAGCCGACAAACGGACTCGATCCCAGAGGTATCATGGAGCTGCGTCAGGAGCTGCGGCAGCTGGCGGATGATGAGGATGTGTCAATTCTTATATCCTCACATCAGCTGGGTGAAATAGAAAAAGTTGCGGACCGGATCATCTGTATCAATCAGGGAGAAATCGTGGAAACGCCGTCTGCCATACACAATGCATATATATATACCTTTTACATGCAGGAAAAGGATTTGGCGGAAGCCGCAGCGATTCATATGGAGGATGCACAGCTTGAGCGGGTTGATCAGGGGATAAAGGCGCATTTTCGTAATGAAAAGGGGATGAATGCCTATCTGCAAGAGCTGCTGCGTCTGCATATTGATATCATGGATATCGTTAAGGAAAATGTGGATATCGAGTCTGTTTACCGGGAAGTATATGGTGATGGTTCATGA
- a CDS encoding LacI family transcriptional regulator, which yields MKKATIADVAELAGVSKATVSRYLKQENVREEIAEKIRAAIEETGYVARGSKTDKANDKTAETKSEKGKHTGRVKQKNYRLGVLVKDIALPRTRNIIHALKDVLKEQGITFSICVTDGMEELEEKYLTSYIVQNVNGIIIEGCSSVEFIQKQMRTTSIPVLFLNEDKEQLNCCCLHEVQAGEVLGAYMLKKQQLVVRYLGVDQMLADQRLQGIRNCYHEKRQPIDLKVILCTGSYADIYEKIKEIFTEKIDLLLLERDEMAIPLTKFAREYHIAIPQNASVISFGGHEICRVMSPALHALAYDYTAYARDIAAHMNALIEKTAVKEQTAAFSIFEGESVR from the coding sequence ATGAAAAAAGCTACCATTGCGGACGTTGCTGAACTTGCCGGTGTTTCCAAAGCAACCGTATCCCGCTATCTCAAACAGGAAAATGTACGGGAGGAAATAGCAGAGAAGATACGTGCTGCCATTGAAGAAACCGGTTATGTTGCCAGAGGAAGTAAAACAGATAAAGCAAATGACAAAACGGCGGAGACAAAGAGTGAAAAAGGGAAGCACACAGGCAGGGTAAAACAGAAAAATTACCGGCTCGGTGTGCTGGTTAAGGATATTGCGCTGCCCCGCACAAGAAATATAATTCATGCATTGAAGGATGTGCTGAAGGAGCAGGGCATCACATTCTCAATCTGTGTGACCGATGGAATGGAGGAGCTGGAGGAAAAATATCTTACCTCCTATATTGTACAAAATGTGAACGGCATCATCATCGAAGGCTGTTCCAGTGTGGAGTTTATTCAGAAGCAGATGCGTACGACCTCGATTCCGGTTCTGTTCCTGAACGAGGATAAAGAACAGCTGAACTGCTGTTGTTTGCATGAGGTACAGGCCGGAGAGGTGCTGGGAGCCTATATGCTGAAAAAGCAGCAGCTGGTTGTCCGTTATCTCGGGGTTGATCAGATGCTCGCGGATCAGCGGCTGCAGGGAATCCGAAACTGCTATCATGAAAAACGGCAGCCCATCGATCTCAAGGTGATTCTCTGTACTGGCAGCTATGCGGATATCTATGAGAAAATAAAAGAAATCTTTACGGAGAAAATTGATCTTCTTTTACTGGAACGTGATGAGATGGCGATTCCCCTAACCAAATTCGCAAGGGAATATCATATCGCGATTCCGCAGAATGCATCGGTAATCAGCTTTGGCGGACATGAGATTTGCCGCGTGATGTCACCTGCTCTTCATGCACTCGCATATGATTATACAGCATATGCCAGGGATATCGCAGCGCATATGAATGCATTGATTGAAAAAACTGCTGTTAAGGAACAGACGGCTGCCTTCTCGATTTTTGAAGGAGAAAGCGTACGTTAG
- a CDS encoding Cof-type HAD-IIB family hydrolase, producing MIKLVACDLDGTLLDENHQLSQRNIQAIQRLHKAGINFMVATGRNYQSVAPMFKKEGIHCDCLLLNGALITDAYGKRLSHTPLTPGIAEAALRILEESTLPYHMYTGEGIVSSTPKQGRAMFIRHMRKQGMRDKEIHELMETSSFGRYDREIDDPFQYLMEEPIIYKLEAFGDDAQQLQSVRMQLSGMKQTSVTNSVADNIEITASDAQKGLALKKLCAKQGLHPDEVMVFGDSLNDLSMMREFRYSFAMANAEDIIKEAAGYQTLSNAAHGVAHVLEQLLEAATEKRVSNL from the coding sequence ATGATAAAACTTGTGGCATGTGATCTGGACGGCACGCTGCTGGATGAAAACCATCAGCTGTCACAGCGCAATATTCAGGCGATACAAAGACTTCATAAGGCAGGTATCAACTTTATGGTGGCGACAGGACGAAATTATCAAAGTGTTGCGCCCATGTTCAAAAAAGAAGGAATTCACTGTGACTGTCTGCTGCTGAACGGTGCCTTGATTACAGATGCGTATGGAAAACGGCTGTCTCATACACCCTTGACGCCGGGAATCGCTGAGGCAGCATTGCGAATTCTGGAGGAAAGCACGCTGCCCTACCATATGTATACCGGTGAAGGAATTGTGAGCAGTACACCGAAACAGGGCAGAGCAATGTTTATCCGGCATATGCGCAAGCAGGGGATGCGGGATAAAGAAATTCATGAGCTCATGGAAACATCCTCCTTTGGAAGGTATGACAGAGAAATCGATGATCCCTTTCAATATCTGATGGAGGAGCCGATTATTTATAAGCTGGAAGCCTTTGGGGATGATGCACAGCAGCTGCAATCAGTGCGGATGCAGCTTTCCGGCATGAAACAGACATCGGTAACGAATTCTGTGGCCGATAATATAGAAATAACAGCAAGCGATGCGCAAAAGGGTCTGGCTTTGAAAAAGCTCTGCGCAAAACAGGGGCTGCATCCGGATGAGGTGATGGTATTCGGTGACAGTCTGAATGATCTGTCCATGATGCGGGAATTTCGTTACAGTTTTGCAATGGCAAATGCCGAAGATATCATAAAGGAAGCCGCCGGCTATCAGACATTGAGCAATGCAGCGCATGGGGTGGCCCACGTGCTGGAACAGCTTCTGGAGGCTGCTACTGAAAAAAGGGTTTCCAATTTATAG
- the bcp gene encoding thioredoxin-dependent thiol peroxidase produces the protein MLETGSKAIDFTLPDEHGNPIALHDFKGKKVVLYFYPKDNTPGCTKQACAFKAAYEEFKREDIVVIGISKDSSASHIKFKEKYELPFLLLSDTELSVIQAYDVWKEKKLYGKTYMGVTRSTYVIDEEGVIIKTFEKASPANNAADILQYVKDIR, from the coding sequence ATGCTGGAAACTGGCAGCAAGGCCATTGATTTTACATTACCGGATGAACATGGCAATCCGATTGCTTTACATGACTTCAAGGGAAAGAAGGTCGTTTTGTATTTTTATCCAAAGGATAATACACCGGGATGCACCAAACAGGCATGTGCATTCAAGGCAGCCTACGAGGAGTTTAAACGGGAGGATATCGTCGTAATCGGAATCAGCAAGGATTCCAGTGCTTCCCATATAAAATTTAAAGAGAAGTATGAGCTTCCCTTCCTTCTGTTGTCGGATACAGAACTGAGCGTTATTCAGGCCTACGATGTCTGGAAGGAGAAAAAGCTGTACGGGAAGACCTATATGGGAGTAACACGTTCCACGTATGTCATCGATGAGGAGGGAGTTATCATCAAAACCTTTGAGAAGGCCAGTCCCGCCAATAACGCTGCCGATATACTGCAGTATGTAAAGGATATCAGATAG